The Vigna unguiculata cultivar IT97K-499-35 chromosome 1, ASM411807v1, whole genome shotgun sequence nucleotide sequence TGGGGGAGAGGTGAAAGCTCACACCGATCCAGTGAAAGCCAAGAGAAAGAGTGAGAGAAATTGAATTGAGTATCTCCGGTTTGTGAAGCATGGCCAACTCCACCATTTTCCTTTGCCTTAACCTCTCTTTACTCATCACTCTCGTCACCGCCACTTACTACCAAAGTCTCACACCAACACTCATGGGTTTCCGTGAGGACAAGTTCACCCACCTTCACTTCTTCTTCCACGACGTAGTCACCGGGCCCAACCCCAGCATGGTCATTGTCGCCGAGCCCAACGGAAAAGCCAAGGACGCCCTTCCCTTCGGCACCGTTGTCGCCATGGACGACCCCTTGACGGCGGGACCCGAACCCGACTCCAAACTCGTGGGGAAGGCCCAGGGGATTTACACTTCCATATCTCAGGCGGAGATGGGGCTCATGATGGTCATGACCATGGCCTTCACCGACGGAGACTTCAACGGCAGCACCATCAGCGTGTTGGCCAGAAACATGATAATGAGCGAACCTGTTAGGGAAATGGCCATCGTTGGCGGCACCGGCGCTTTTCGCTTCGCCCGTGGCTACGCT carries:
- the LOC114178337 gene encoding dirigent protein 2-like; its protein translation is MANSTIFLCLNLSLLITLVTATYYQSLTPTLMGFREDKFTHLHFFFHDVVTGPNPSMVIVAEPNGKAKDALPFGTVVAMDDPLTAGPEPDSKLVGKAQGIYTSISQAEMGLMMVMTMAFTDGDFNGSTISVLARNMIMSEPVREMAIVGGTGAFRFARGYAQARFHSVDFSKGDAIVEYDVFVNHY